The stretch of DNA CGGAGAACTATGTAATGGTCACCTTCCAGTCGGGGCTCGAGTACTGGAGAAACTGCCTGAAAGGCTTCGAGGACGGGGCCGAGAAGCTGGGAGTCTCGGTGGAATACCGGGGAGCCACACAGTATGATGTGCAGGAGCAGATGACGGTGCTTGAGCAAATTATTGCGAAGAAGCCGGCTGGTATTGCACTCTCCGCGATTGATCCCGGCGCTCTGACGCCGATGATCGACAAGGCGGTTGCTGCAGGCATTCCGGTTGTGCTCTTTGATGCCGATGCGCCAGGCAGCCGGGCTTATTCGTTCCTTGGCACAAATAATTATAATGCTGGATTAACGGCTGCTGAGAAGATGGCGCAGCTCACTGATCGGGAGGGGCAGATCGCGATTATTACGCTGCCCGGACTGCAGAACCATGAGGAGCGAAGAAAGGGATTTGAAGAGACTATCGCTAAGCGTTACCCGTCCATGAAGGTGGTCAAAGTCGTCGATGGGAAGGGAGACGCCATGGTTTCACGCCGCGAGGCGGAGAAGCTGCTCAAGGCCTATCCGGATCTGGCCGGAATATTTGTTACAGAGGCCACGGGCGGAACGGGTGTAGGTGAGGCGGTGAAGAACAATCCGCGCAGTAAGCCGCTGAAGATTATCAGCTTTGATACGAACAAGGGGACACTAGATATGATAGAGAATGGAACCATCTCGGCGACAATGGCTCAGGGTACATGGAATATGGGTTACTGGTCGCTGCAGTATTTGTTCCATCTGCATCATGGCTTGACTGTTCCGTCGCCAACCAGTGCTGGAGATGTATCGCCGATTCCGGTGCGGGTAGATACAGGGATTTCGGTGGTGACAAAGGATAATGTGGCGGATTACTATGCTAAATAACCATCATAAACAGAGCAGGCCGGGTCTTCAGCGGTATCTTCAATGGCTCCGTCCAGGAAGCCTGGAACTTAGGTATCAGCTGGTCATTCTGTTCCTGCTGATTGGTATTCTGCCTTCCATCATCCTGGGATTTCTGGTGAATTGGACGGTGGAGCGTGTTGTTGATCAGCAGGTGATCTCCAACACGCTGCAGCTTATCGGCAAGGTAAATCAGAGCCTGGATAACGATATGGAGAACCTGCAGAATACGACTTACTTGATCGGGTTTAATCAGCATGTTCGCCATTTCCTAGCTGGCGGGACGGAAGCAGATGGCGGTCCCTCCAGACAAATCGGAGATGACGGAGAAGTTTCTCCAGCCTACTCCAATCCTGCTGCTGATGATCAGTTGTACGAGATCAAGCAATTTCTCCAGGAATTTACGACCTTGTACCCCGAAATCGCGGGAATCATGGTGGTTAATCCCCAAGGGGATTATATCAGCAATGAAATGTACGCCCGGACGAACGAAAATTTGACAAAAGAGAGCTGGTATCAGCAGGCAGCCGCCCGTGAGGGGGTCTTCACCATTCTGGGACATCCGTACGGCCGTAATATTACGACCCATGTTAATTATGCGGATGAAGAAGTGGTCTCCGTAGTACGTTCCATTACAGATCCGGAAAGCCGGAAGGTGCTGGGTGTCGTACTCATCGATCTGAAGCTGCGGACCGTTGCTCAGGCCGTCCGGGATGTGAAGCTGGGGAAAACCGGTTATCTTATGGTCGCTGATGCAGATGGAAAAGCGATCTACAAGCCGGAGCATTCTTATCTATCGAGCTTGCCTTCAGATTGGACCGACCAGGCGGATTCCGGCACGGCGGTCCGCAATGTAGAAGGCAAGGAATTGCAGCTGGTATACCGCAAGTCAAGCTTCACCGGCTGGCAGACTGTCGGTGTCTTTCTGACTCGAGAATCGGCGTCTGAGGTTAGGCAGATTCATTTCTATGTTATTTGTTTCTTATTTCTAGTAGGACTGATCGGCGTCACGGCGTCTGTGCTGCTGTCGCAATCGATCACCGGACCCATCCGCCAGTTGATGTCCTTCATGCGTACAGCAGAATCGGGGGACTTGACTGTACGCTATAGCGGCAGAAGGCATGATGAGGTGGGGATGCTCGGACGCAGCTTCAACCGGATGCTGATCCAGATCCGGCGGTTGATCCGGCTGAATGAGCTGCGGGAGAAGCAGAAGCGTGAAGCTGAGCTGCGCAGCCTGCAGGCTAATATCAAGCCTCATTTTCTATATAACACACTGGATACGATTCACTGGATGGCTCGCAAGAAGGGGGCAGACGATGTGTCCGAGATGGTGGAAGCGCTATCTCAGCTGTTCCGGATCGGCCTCAGCAAAGGCAAGGATATTATCCAGCTTGACGAAGAGATACAGCATATCAAAAGCTACATTCAAATCCAGAAGACCAGGTATCGGGACAGGCTGACTTTCACAGTAGAGCAGGATCCAGAGACCGGAGAGTTCCCTGTGCTGAAGCTGCTGCTTCAGCCGGTGGTGGAGAACGCGATCTATCATGGCATTAAGGCACGACGTGGTGCAGGGCATATTCATATCTCGGTTAGGCAGAGGGAAGAGTGCCTAATTCTGACTGTCCAAGATAACGGTGTCGGAATGAGCCAGGAGAAGCTGCAGGAACTGCGGGAGAAGCTGCGGGAACCGCTTCGAGCTATGGAGCTTCAGTCGAACCGGATGGAGAAGACTGGGCGGAGCTACGGTATGCTGAATGTACAGGCCCGTATCCACCTCGCCTTTGGGGATGCTTATGGGATTGAGCTGGACAGCCGGGAAGGAGAAGGAACGAAGGTAACGATTAGACACCCGCTGCTTGGTGAGCAGGGATGGAATCAGGGGGAGGAGACAGACAGATGACAAGCAAGGTACCTTATCGTGTATTGATTGCAGATGATGAGCCGATTATTCGTGAAGGCATTCGTGATGCGATGGACTGGTCCCGTCTAGGTATGGAGGTGATCCATGAAGCTGAGGATGGAGAGGAAGCGCTGGAGCTGGCAGTTCAAAGCAAAATTGATGTGCTGCTGGTAGATATGAACATGCCATTTCTGGACGGGATCGGCCTGATGAAGCGGCTGCGGATTGAGCTGCCGGACTGCCGCTTCGTTATTATCACCGGACATGATGAGTTTGCGTACGCACAGGAAGCAATTCGGCTTGGGGTTGAGGATTATATTCTAAAGCCGGTTAATGCGGATCATCTATGGCAGGTGTTGTTCCATGTGAAGGAGGAACTCGATAATCTTCAGCGCCAACATGAATATTTAGAGAAGGCCTCCGAACAGTTAACTCGGAATATACCGCTGCTGCGTGACCGTTTTTGCAAGGACTGGGTTGAGGGACAGCTATCGCCCGATGAGATCAGGGAGCAACTTGAATTTCTGAAGCTCCCGGTCACCTGCCCACAGCAGCTTGGGGTCATCCGCTGGCCGGAGATGACAGCCACGCAGACGCTGACAACAGAGGGAGATCGGCAGCTGTTCCTATTTGCGATTGAGAATATCGCAGAGGAGCTGCTGCAGCCGAACCAGCACGTTATGTTCCGTGATCGGCAAGACATGATATGCTTCGTTCTGTGGGAAGCGGCTCCGGAGGAGACCGTTGTAGAAATAGAACGGAATGTCCAGCAGTATATGAAGGTAACCGTACAGGCCCATTTGCAGCGGATTCAACAAGGGTTATCATCATTAGTGGATGTCTACAGGTCATGCCGTGAGCATGTTTGCCGCGAGTCTCAGCTCTCTCCGCTGGCCCGGCGTGCAAGACAGGTGCTGCAGGAATATTACAATAATCCTGATCTTACCTTGGAGGGCCTGGCCGCAGCGCTTCAGGTATCGCCTGTTCACCTTAGCCGGGTGCTGAAGAAGGAGCTGGGCGCTTCTTTTGTTAACTTTTTGACCCAAATGCGGATTCGAAAGGCCATTCAGCTGCTGAATGCTACCAACGCCACCATTCATGAGATTGCAGAGCAGGTGGGGTATGAGAGCCAGCATTATTTCAGCACGGCTTTCAAGAAAGTGGTAGGGGTTTCTCCTAACCAATACCGCAAGGGAGCAGCCTTTCAAGCTGAAGAGTAACCTAAAGATAAGAATAAGTCCTTTAATAACGGATGCCTAAGTTTGTGCGGCGTCCGTTTTTTTGTATCAAAGAAAAGATAAAATTTTATAAAAAAAGTTGTTTTCCTGCAAAGACTGGGAATGTAAGCGGTGTTATTCTGTTGTCGTAACGATAAGTTAACGGATTGCGGCACAGTCGCCGTATTCCTACAGAAAATAATCGCGAAAAGGGGATAGCGCATGAGAAGAGGATTTATGTTTGTCTTAGTGCTTGCCTTGTTGTTCGCTCTGACGGCTTGCAATTTGGCCGAGAACAAAACGGGTAGCGCGGAGAAAGGCTACATCGGCCTGGCCATGCCGACCAAATCTTCAGAGCGATGGGTCGCGGATGGGCAGAACATGGCTCGTCTATTCCAAGAAAAGGGTTATAAGGTAGATCTACAGTTCGCCGAGGATGTTGTGGAGAATCAGATCTCGCAAATTGAGAACATGATTACGAAGGGGGTAGACGTTATTGTCATCGCCTCTATTGATGGGAACACGCTGACAGATGTGATTGCTAAGGCGCATGCCCAGGGGATTAAGGTGATCTCATATGACCGCTTGATCCGCAATACGCCTTACCTGAGCTACTATGCTACCTTTGATAATTTCAAAGTTGGGGTCCTTCAGGCATCTTACATTGAGAAAAAGCTGGGGCTGAAGGAAGGCAAAGGGCCGTTCAACATCGAGCTGTTCGGCGGATCACCAGATGATAACAATGCATACTTCTTCTACAACGGAGCCATGTCGGTGCTTAAGCCTTACATCGACTCAGGCAAGCTGGTGGTGCGAAGCAATCAGACCACTATGGCACAGATCGCAACACTTCGCTGGGATGGAGCGCTTGCTCAAGCCCGGATGGATAATCTGCTGAGCGCCCACTATTCCAGTGAGAACCTGGATGCGGTGCTGTCGCCATACGACGGTATCAGTATCGGGATTATTTCCTCCCTGAAAGGGATCGGCTATGGCACTAAGAATAAGCCGCTGCCCGTGATCACTGGGCAGGATGCGGAGCTGGCCTCCATTAAATCCATTGTAGCCGGGGAGCAGACCCAGACCGTATTTAAGGATACACGCAAGCTGGCGGCTCAGACAGTGAAAATGGCTGAGAGTATTCTGAACAATGAGCCTGCTGAAGTTAACGATACTAAATCTTATAACAATGGATTGATGGTTGTTCCGTCATATTTGCTTGACCCTGTTTCTGTAGACGCTTCCAATGTTGAGCAGGAAATTGTTGAGCAGCAGTATTACACGAAGGAAGAGATTGGGCTTAAATAAGCTGACTGCGAAAGCGGGGAAAGGAGCGAAAGCCATGTCAGAATTTATTCTGGAGATGAGAGGAATTACGAAGACGTTTCCCGGAGTTAAGGCGCTGGAGAACGTAAATCTCAAGGTACGAAAAGGCGAAATTCACTCCCTGTGCGGGGAGAATGGCGCAGGTAAATCGACGCTGATGAAGGTGCTGAGCGGCGTGTACCCGCATGGCAGCTACGATGGGCAGATTTTGTTTGAGGGTCAGGAGTGCCAATTCAAAAGCATCAAACAGAGTGAGGAACTAGGAATTGTCATCATCCATCAAGAGCTGGCGCTAATCCCTTATCTGTCCATTGCGGAGAATATCTACCTCGGCAATGAGCGTACTAAAGGTGGGGTTATCGACTGGAACGAGACTTTTGTCGGTACCCAGGAGCTACTTAGCAAGGTAGGGCTTAAGGAGAATCCTAATACGCTGGTCACTAATATTGGGGTCGGCAAGCAGCAGCTGGTCGAAATTGCGAAAGCGCTTTCCAAAAAGGTTAAGCTGTTGATTCTCGATGAACCGACGGCGGCGCTTAATGAGGATGATAGTGAAAATCTGCTGGAACTGATGCTGGAGTTTAAACGTCAAGGCATTTCCTGCATTCTGATCTCTCACAAGCTGAATGAGGTGTCTAAGGTATCGGATTCGGTGACCATTTTGCGCGACGGCAAAACGATTGAGACACTCGATATGAAGCGGGATGCAGTGAATGAAGACCGGATTATAAGCGGCATGGTCGGCCGGGATATGACCAGCCGCTATCCGGAACGCCATGCAGAGGTTGGTGATACGGTCTTGGAGGTTAAGAACTGGACTGTCTATCACGAGCATCATGCTGACCGCAAGGCGCTGGACAATATCAATATGTATATCCGCCATGGTGAAATCGTAGGAATTGCAGGGCTTATGGGCGCAGGACGTACCGAGCTGGCTATGAGTATTTTCGGCAAGAGCTATGGCCGGAATATCACGGGACAATTAATTAAGGATGGTAAGGAAATTAGCAACAATACAATCACTGCAGCTATTGATAACGGCTTCGCTTATGTTACCGAGGACCGTAAGGAATATGGGCTGATCCTGATGGATGATATCAAGCGCAATATTTCGCTCACCGGCCTTGGCAAGCTGACCCGTGGTACGGTGGTCAATGAACGAGAGGAAGTCTTAGTCGCTGAAGACATGCGAAAGCGGATGAATATCAAGGCACCTTCCATTCTTCAGAAAACCGGCAATTTGAGCGGCGGTAACCAGCAGAAGGTGGTGCTGAGCAAATGGATCTATGCCGAACCGGACATTCTGATCCTTGATGAGCCAACCCGCGGGATTGATGTGGGAGCGAAATTCGAGATTTATACCATTATTCACGAGCTGGCAGCCCAGGGCAAAGGGGTGCTGGTGATTTCCTCCGAGCTGCCGGAAGTCATTGGACTGTGCGACCGGATTTATGTGATGAATGCGGGGCGGATAACCGGTGAAGTAAACCGCGAGGAAGCCACGCAGGAAACGCTGATGAGATATATGACCAAGTCGGGAGGGGCCTAATATGGATACAATCTCAAAACTGTTTAAAAACAATATTCGGCAGTACGGAATGATCATTGCTTTAGTAGTTATTATGCTGCTGTTCGAAGTGTTGACCGGCGGCCTACTGCTCAAGCCGATTAACATTACGAACCTTATTCTGCAGAACAGCTATATCTTGGTGCTCGCGATCGGGATGGTGCTCATCATTATCACGGGGCATATTGACTTGTCGGTCGG from Paenibacillus sp. CAA11 encodes:
- the mmsA gene encoding multiple monosaccharide ABC transporter ATP-binding protein, whose translation is MSEFILEMRGITKTFPGVKALENVNLKVRKGEIHSLCGENGAGKSTLMKVLSGVYPHGSYDGQILFEGQECQFKSIKQSEELGIVIIHQELALIPYLSIAENIYLGNERTKGGVIDWNETFVGTQELLSKVGLKENPNTLVTNIGVGKQQLVEIAKALSKKVKLLILDEPTAALNEDDSENLLELMLEFKRQGISCILISHKLNEVSKVSDSVTILRDGKTIETLDMKRDAVNEDRIISGMVGRDMTSRYPERHAEVGDTVLEVKNWTVYHEHHADRKALDNINMYIRHGEIVGIAGLMGAGRTELAMSIFGKSYGRNITGQLIKDGKEISNNTITAAIDNGFAYVTEDRKEYGLILMDDIKRNISLTGLGKLTRGTVVNEREEVLVAEDMRKRMNIKAPSILQKTGNLSGGNQQKVVLSKWIYAEPDILILDEPTRGIDVGAKFEIYTIIHELAAQGKGVLVISSELPEVIGLCDRIYVMNAGRITGEVNREEATQETLMRYMTKSGGA
- a CDS encoding substrate-binding domain-containing protein, with the translated sequence MKKMLLIYIVIISAFMIYVFRYYSQQSEVNAWDSRGLQGDIAENYVMVTFQSGLEYWRNCLKGFEDGAEKLGVSVEYRGATQYDVQEQMTVLEQIIAKKPAGIALSAIDPGALTPMIDKAVAAGIPVVLFDADAPGSRAYSFLGTNNYNAGLTAAEKMAQLTDREGQIAIITLPGLQNHEERRKGFEETIAKRYPSMKVVKVVDGKGDAMVSRREAEKLLKAYPDLAGIFVTEATGGTGVGEAVKNNPRSKPLKIISFDTNKGTLDMIENGTISATMAQGTWNMGYWSLQYLFHLHHGLTVPSPTSAGDVSPIPVRVDTGISVVTKDNVADYYAK
- a CDS encoding response regulator transcription factor, yielding MTSKVPYRVLIADDEPIIREGIRDAMDWSRLGMEVIHEAEDGEEALELAVQSKIDVLLVDMNMPFLDGIGLMKRLRIELPDCRFVIITGHDEFAYAQEAIRLGVEDYILKPVNADHLWQVLFHVKEELDNLQRQHEYLEKASEQLTRNIPLLRDRFCKDWVEGQLSPDEIREQLEFLKLPVTCPQQLGVIRWPEMTATQTLTTEGDRQLFLFAIENIAEELLQPNQHVMFRDRQDMICFVLWEAAPEETVVEIERNVQQYMKVTVQAHLQRIQQGLSSLVDVYRSCREHVCRESQLSPLARRARQVLQEYYNNPDLTLEGLAAALQVSPVHLSRVLKKELGASFVNFLTQMRIRKAIQLLNATNATIHEIAEQVGYESQHYFSTAFKKVVGVSPNQYRKGAAFQAEE
- a CDS encoding cache domain-containing sensor histidine kinase produces the protein MLNNHHKQSRPGLQRYLQWLRPGSLELRYQLVILFLLIGILPSIILGFLVNWTVERVVDQQVISNTLQLIGKVNQSLDNDMENLQNTTYLIGFNQHVRHFLAGGTEADGGPSRQIGDDGEVSPAYSNPAADDQLYEIKQFLQEFTTLYPEIAGIMVVNPQGDYISNEMYARTNENLTKESWYQQAAAREGVFTILGHPYGRNITTHVNYADEEVVSVVRSITDPESRKVLGVVLIDLKLRTVAQAVRDVKLGKTGYLMVADADGKAIYKPEHSYLSSLPSDWTDQADSGTAVRNVEGKELQLVYRKSSFTGWQTVGVFLTRESASEVRQIHFYVICFLFLVGLIGVTASVLLSQSITGPIRQLMSFMRTAESGDLTVRYSGRRHDEVGMLGRSFNRMLIQIRRLIRLNELREKQKREAELRSLQANIKPHFLYNTLDTIHWMARKKGADDVSEMVEALSQLFRIGLSKGKDIIQLDEEIQHIKSYIQIQKTRYRDRLTFTVEQDPETGEFPVLKLLLQPVVENAIYHGIKARRGAGHIHISVRQREECLILTVQDNGVGMSQEKLQELREKLREPLRAMELQSNRMEKTGRSYGMLNVQARIHLAFGDAYGIELDSREGEGTKVTIRHPLLGEQGWNQGEETDR
- the chvE gene encoding multiple monosaccharide ABC transporter substrate-binding protein, which gives rise to MRRGFMFVLVLALLFALTACNLAENKTGSAEKGYIGLAMPTKSSERWVADGQNMARLFQEKGYKVDLQFAEDVVENQISQIENMITKGVDVIVIASIDGNTLTDVIAKAHAQGIKVISYDRLIRNTPYLSYYATFDNFKVGVLQASYIEKKLGLKEGKGPFNIELFGGSPDDNNAYFFYNGAMSVLKPYIDSGKLVVRSNQTTMAQIATLRWDGALAQARMDNLLSAHYSSENLDAVLSPYDGISIGIISSLKGIGYGTKNKPLPVITGQDAELASIKSIVAGEQTQTVFKDTRKLAAQTVKMAESILNNEPAEVNDTKSYNNGLMVVPSYLLDPVSVDASNVEQEIVEQQYYTKEEIGLK